The genome window GTCGGCGATCTTGTTCGCAGCGCGTTCATTGTCCATGCGCTGGAAGATCTCGAGTTCGTGATCTCCACGAGCAAGGAGCTCGTTcagctcctcatcgtcgagctcgttcgtttcctcttcctcctcgtccgcagCTTGCTCGAACGCCTTAGCGATGTATGCCTCGTACTCGGCGTTCGTCGTAATGTCGTCGAATTTACCAGCCTGGATGACTTTGCCGTCgatctcgagcttggcctgcgCACGCTGCAacaccagctcctcgacagtGCCGCTCGAGATGAGACGTAACACGCgcacctccttcttctgACCGATACGGTGGGCACGGTCTTGCGCCTGCAAGTCGGCGTGCGGGTTCCAGTCCGTGTCGTAGATGATGACAGTGTCTGCAGACTGCAGGTTGAGACCGAGACCACCCGCACGCGtggagaggatgaagaCCTGGTAGGGAGAGTCGGGGTCGTTGAAGGTTGACAGCAGCTGCTGACGCTCATCGGCCTTAGTGGAACCGTCGAGACGGCAGTACTTCCACCCGCGGTAGTCAAAGTAGTCGGCGATGATGGACATGATCTCCGTCATCTGGAAGAAGATGAGAACTCGATGGCCGGTCGCGAACAGCTTGGGCAGGATGCGGTCGAGTAGCTCGAACTTTCCCGCTGTCCGCACTatctgctcgtcgacgtggtTGCCGGTCGAGAAGTCTTCATCTACCTCGCGGAAAACGAAGGGGTGGTTGCAGATCTTGCGGAGCTGCATGATGGCGTTCTGAAGGTTTGCTTGGCGCCGGGGCTTGCCGGACGACAAGTCGGTCGGGAGAGTCTTGTACTTCTTGACGCTCTCGTACAGCTTCCATTGCAATGCGGACATTTTCGTGTAGATGACCTTTTCGACCTTGTCCGGGAGCTCGGACTCGACGTCCTTCTTGAGACGACGGAGGAGGAAAGGACGCAAGACCTTGTGGAGAcgcttgacgacgaggagagcctCTTCTTCGttcatctccatcttctcctGGCCACCCGTGTTAGCGAATGGCGCGTTGAACCACTCGTCAAACGACTTGACCGAGTTGAAGATTTTGGGCAGGACGAAGTTGAGCAGCGCCCACAGCTCGGGCAGATTGTTCTGCAGCGGGGTACCGGTGAGAATCAGGCGGTAGCGAGTCGAGTAGTACTCGTTGAGGGTCTGCGAGAGCTTCGACTTGATGTTCTTGAGACGGTGACCCTCGTCGATGATCATGTGCACCCACTTgatcttggcgaggagtGGGCGCTCCTTGATGATGTACTCGTACGTGGTCAGGCAGACCTGGAAGTCAACCGCCCGAATGCGCGGGTACAGGTCGCGACGGACGGCAGGCGAACCCTTCAAAATGAGAGTGCGCACCGAGGGTGCCCAGCGCTCGAACTCGAGCGTCCAGTTGGTGAGGGTGGATAGAGGAACAATGACGATGAACGGCCCCGCCGAGTGCTTTTTCTCAATGAGGTAGGTGATGAGTGAAATGGTTTGGATGGTCTTGCCGAGACCCATTTCGTCGGCGAGAATACCGTTGAGGCGGTTGTTGTAGAGCGAGATCATCCACTGCAGACCCTTGACTTGGTAGTCCTTAAGCGTGCCGCCCGAGAGGATCGACGCCTGCTTCGTAACCTTCTCCTGGATGCGGTGCGCAACCGCGTAGTAGTCGACCTTGCCCGacttgcgctcggcgtcgtcctcctcgccgtcctggcgacgcgcgccgaACATGGCCTCGGAGGCAGGGCCTTCTTCGACTTCGAAGGGAAGTTGCATAGGTACCTCATCGCGGTGGACAGCATCGTTCTGCTGGTCGACGACAGCAGCAGCGAGCGTCTCCAAGAACTGGTCGGTCTGCTGCAACAGGTGGCCGATACGCGagtccttggcctcgcccAGAAGGGCGAGGTAAGCGTCTTCGTCATCgttcttgagcgccttgagacgctccttggcgagacgctcgacgcgACGCTGCTCCTCTTTCTCGATCTCATTGTGCATGCGCAGGATGGCTTTGCCGAGGCGCTTCATCTTGTCCGCGCCAGAGCCGCGGTTGCTCGTCGAACCCGCATTGATGACGTTCTGGCCGTGATCAATGATCGAATTGATGTACGCGAGGTGGCGCTGTTTGCCGCGTTGTTCACGCTCCgtccgctgccgccgctccGCAGTCTCGGTcgccagcgcgtcgcgcagcgTGTGCGTGCGGAAGCGTCGGAACTGCGAACGGTCGGCGGGGATCTGCGTCGAACCATGCATGGCCCGCACGAGGTCCTCACGCAGCAGGCGCTGCTTACCAAGGAGACGAAGGCTTAGGAGCTCGATGCGGGCCTGCATTCCAAGCTTGGGATCAGGAAGTGATGTCTCGTCCGTGACACCGGGCACGTCAGCCGCACCCGACGTGCCCAGGCCTGTGGTCGAGTCAAGCTCTTCGAGCTCCTTCATGCGCCACGCCATGCGCGTCTCGACGAAGCGATTGCGCTCGTCCATCAGAATATTGTGGTCCAGGCCACGCGGCGCCATGGATGGCACCAGCATCCGCTGCAGCTTCGTCTGCGGGTGGGTAATCTCGTCATCAAACTTGCGGTTTGCGTACACTGAGGGGTGGATGTACGCGTTGTAGGGGTAGATGATAGACGATTGGTCAAACTCCATCGCGTACGGTGCCTCGTTGGGGAggttggcctcgacgaccaccTCGACCGTCTTGTCCACGACCTTGTTCTCAATAGTGGCTGATGTTGGGGTTACGGGTTGCGTCccctgcgccgcctgctGGAGGTACCCCGGGACGGGCTGGTTacgggcgaggaggtgatACGACTGGGCCTGAGAGCGGACCTGCGCGATCTGAGCCGGAGTGAGAGCGACGTGCTGGCcctgttgttgttgtgcAGCGATGAGCATTGCACGCGGTGGCAACTTACTCGTTGGGCTGGGTGCAGCAGGCACAGCGTCCCCACCTTCGGCCTGAGCCTTtttcttctcggcctccatCTGGATGGCGCGCTGGTGCAAGGTGAGGACCATCATAGAGCgcgccatctcgctcgACGTCTCCCTCGTAAGTCCAGTGGActgcagctcggcgacacgCTTAGGTCAGCGGATGCATATGCCGCACGCACTTTACGCAGAGTGTGGATGCGCTGAGGGTCCATGTTGAGTAGCATCTGGCGCTtgttctcgtcgtcgagcatcATGTTGACAGGTGGCTGGCCTCCTGGCATGGGTGGACGGATGGGGAAGGAAGCACCGCCAGGCGTGGAAGCCTGTGCTGGGGAGGGGGCTGTTTGTTGATCCATTACCGGCGACGGTGCGGCGTCGGTCATGGCTGGCccgttgttgttgttgatggTATTGCCGGGATGgatgtcgcgctcgcgtgcGGTGTCAATGATGCGGGGTCGCGAGTTGTAGGAGACGCGGTCGGTTGGTAGTCGGAATCGGTCCGCGCgggggtggagggaagggggaagggggaatGGGAAGGTGATTGCGTGGGTGCAAACTCGCATTGTCCCACCAAAACGTGGCTTAGAGAGGGGGAAAAGGGAGCAAATCTCAGCCTAACAGCGGGAACAAATCTTGCAACGGAGATAGTACATAGAGGTCCATGTGGCACttccatctctccatcttcaCCACGCTCATAATGCATAGATATCATGATTTGTGTTGAATGCATCTCGATGCCTCAGATATGAGTCGGCTGGAGAGGTTGGAGGTGTTTGGATGATTGATGATGGTTGTGACTCCAGGTGCGTCAGGAACTGAACTGGTACATACCCTTGACCATGACGGACATGTTTACCTCATTTCTCCGGCTGCAATCTCATTCCGCGTCCATCTCTACACCGGgacgtcgcgcgctcgTGCAGTTCGGTGGCGTCATGTGGTGCCGCAGACGCTGATGTGATTCGAACGCGCTCATGACGTGCACGTGAACATGAACATGCACACGTCAGGCTTTTCCGCTTCAGACTGGGACTTGGGCGTCAGGCTTCCACTCATAACTTCAACTTCGTTATACACTCGTAATACATGTCTAGTTACGTGAAAGTCACTTATCATCTAATGGAGACGACCCGCTAAATGCTCTCGCTTAgtggcggacgaggacacggccagtctcgccgtcgacgaggggCTGGAAGGTCTTGGGGAAGGCCGGGTTACCCGGCGCGTTGATGTCGGCAGGGACACCAAACGCGAGCATCGCAAGGGGGATCTTCCAGCCCGACGGAACGCCGAGGTTCTTGTTGAtcgcctcggcgttggcagGGCCGAACTGGCCGTAGTGCTGGAGGTTGCCGCCCATGCCGTGCGAGGCGAGCGCAGTCCAAGCAATGAACTGGGCCATGCCGTTCGAGGTCTGAACCCAGTCCTTGATCGTCCACTGGACAATGGGGAAGTTCTTGACAAAGCCGTCAATCGCGTCCTGGTCCTCGTAGAAGACGATGGTGCCGTAGCCGGCAGAGTACGAGTTCTTGAACTTGTCCTCGTAGACGGGaatctcctcctccttgaggttGGCCTTGTGGGCCTCCCAGACGGCGTTCCAGAGCGCCTTGTTCTTCTCGCCAGTCACGAGAACAGCGCGCGAGGTCTGCGAGTTGAACGACGAGGGGGTGTACTTGatcgcgtcggcgacgagctgctcgagctgtTCGTTCGTGAGCGTCGACTCGTTGGTGATGTTGTAGTACGAGCGGCGGGCCTGCGGTCAGTCCACTGCTGACAAGATCAGTGAGAGCGCTGTCTGAAGCGAGATCACTTCAGACTTCAGTACTCACCtcgatggcgtcggcgaaGGACATGTTAGAGATGGTCATTGTGATTGGAGTGTGGGTGGGTGTGGCTGCTGTAGAGAGTAGTAGAGCGGGTGCTTTGAAGGGAAGTGCTGTGGTTGATGATGTTCAAGATTCGACTAGACTGACCCACTTATACCATatcgacgccgcgctcgccggcctccGGATAAGCCAGACATCCATGATTAGCACATTTTCCCGCGACCCTGCTAACCGCGGCATCGATGCCATCGGATCAATACAGAGGTCTTACGCCCATCGCTGGCTCGAGAAATATTGGTAAGACACCGCGATAGTCCCTGAAGAAGGCGTTGCTCACCCCACAGGTTGTCGCAATGGCTGAAATTTGCTCGGTCTGACGTCAGCCACATACACGTTGAACGCCGCCGATTACGACGGGCTTACTTCATTTTCCCGGACCTCTCAGGTACGGGTGCGCTTGACAGAAATTGTACGGCCCGTACTTCCGCCGGAACTC of Cutaneotrichosporon cavernicola HIS019 DNA, chromosome: 4 contains these proteins:
- the snf21 gene encoding uncharacterized protein (Snf2-ATP coupling, chromatin remodelling complex); the protein is MDQQTAPSPAQASTPGGASFPIRPPMPGGQPPVNMMLDDENKRQMLLNMDPQRIHTLRKRVAELQSTGLTRETSSEMARSMMVLTLHQRAIQMEAEKKKAQAEGGDAVPAAPSPTSKLPPRAMLIAAQQQQGQHVALTPAQIAQVRSQAQSYHLLARNQPVPGYLQQAAQGTQPVTPTSATIENKVVDKTVEVVVEANLPNEAPYAMEFDQSSIIYPYNAYIHPSVYANRKFDDEITHPQTKLQRMLVPSMAPRGLDHNILMDERNRFVETRMAWRMKELEELDSTTGLGTSGAADVPGVTDETSLPDPKLGMQARIELLSLRLLGKQRLLREDLVRAMHGSTQIPADRSQFRRFRTHTLRDALATETAERRQRTEREQRGKQRHLAYINSIIDHGQNVINAGSTSNRGSGADKMKRLGKAILRMHNEIEKEEQRRVERLAKERLKALKNDDEDAYLALLGEAKDSRIGHLLQQTDQFLETLAAAVVDQQNDAVHRDEVPMQLPFEVEEGPASEAMFGARRQDGEEDDAERKSGKVDYYAVAHRIQEKVTKQASILSGGTLKDYQVKGLQWMISLYNNRLNGILADEMGLGKTIQTISLITYLIEKKHSAGPFIVIVPLSTLTNWTLEFERWAPSVRTLILKGSPAVRRDLYPRIRAVDFQVCLTTYEYIIKERPLLAKIKWVHMIIDEGHRLKNIKSKLSQTLNEYYSTRYRLILTGTPLQNNLPELWALLNFVLPKIFNSVKSFDEWFNAPFANTGGQEKMEMNEEEALLVVKRLHKVLRPFLLRRLKKDVESELPDKVEKVIYTKMSALQWKLYESVKKYKTLPTDLSSGKPRRQANLQNAIMQLRKICNHPFVFREVDEDFSTGNHVDEQIVRTAGKFELLDRILPKLFATGHRVLIFFQMTEIMSIIADYFDYRGWKYCRLDGSTKADERQQLLSTFNDPDSPYQVFILSTRAGGLGLNLQSADTVIIYDTDWNPHADLQAQDRAHRIGQKKEVRVLRLISSGTVEELVLQRAQAKLEIDGKVIQAGKFDDITTNAEYEAYIAKAFEQAADEEEEETNELDDEELNELLARGDHELEIFQRMDNERAANKIADWKEAGNKGPLPPPLMQESELPPFYRRDIGQEMAEQVASQDDQGRGRRAKADVRYTDGLTDDQFINALEDSDDDIDSAAQRKRARAERKAERKRQNEVLAQAEAEGKPLSSVITSLKAEAAEGVAKKKRGRPSKSATPGPGDETPQKRRKITATNARSPEERQMVKKLFEEVNTLVDDGTGEHWNVYFLSPVDRKIYPDYYSIIQQPIAMSQIKRKFTQAAYGLNELTADLRLLWSNARTYNTEGSWVYNAADAMESYYDRRLAEELPKFPSGEGVAGTEETTPAASGTSTPMYKGPAAVSTKIKLNVGAARRHEMVDSDASPAPPPDDDDDDDDDDDY
- the HBN1 gene encoding uncharacterized protein (Nitroreductase family) — protein: MTISNMSFADAIEARRSYYNITNESTLTNEQLEQLVADAIKYTPSSFNSQTSRAVLVTGEKNKALWNAVWEAHKANLKEEEIPVYEDKFKNSYSAGYGTIVFYEDQDAIDGFVKNFPIVQWTIKDWVQTSNGMAQFIAWTALASHGMGGNLQHYGQFGPANAEAINKNLGVPSGWKIPLAMLAFGVPADINAPGNPAFPKTFQPLVDGETGRVLVRH